The proteins below come from a single Elgaria multicarinata webbii isolate HBS135686 ecotype San Diego chromosome 11, rElgMul1.1.pri, whole genome shotgun sequence genomic window:
- the FIZ1 gene encoding flt3-interacting zinc finger protein 1: MENCDEEWPEGQHSLEPADGVRASSGTVEECAVLYSDAEDDPSLLTDNGAGARAPFHCSECDKSFRYRSDLRRHFARHTELKPFQCPHCVKSFKHSFNLVNHIRSHTGERPYRCTMCPKGFRDSTGLLHHQVVHTGEKPYCCHVCELRFSSRSSLGRHLKRQHRASPAAAAPQTPTPRCLACGKEQSPLGHLCSAGRGRAAPFGCGACGRHFQLASELRRHWLAHTDIKPFKCPDCERDFNAASLLERHKLTHAKDRPPPCQICTEKVQQSEGVPELQGLGEEQKGGEQKEQAPQHSRGCPTCHPPDTRPPETLYQCECGTFFANGNTLAAHLTAHGGEPSFTCGICGQPFVNLQALEEHQLSHAVSTSPMPGPGSELERHLLPPLDLRTFPARPGKKLYKCSECEKYFRSPRDLDRHVLVHTGEKPYQCTECGKFFRHECYLKRHRLLHSGERPFKCTFCHKGFITLSNLSRHLKLHRGID; this comes from the coding sequence ATGGAGAACTGTGATGAAGAGTGGCCAGAAGGCCAGCACTCCCTAGAGCCTGCGGATGGTGTTCGGGCCTCCAGTGGAACTGTGGAAGAGTGTGCGGTTCTCTACTCGGATGCTGAGGACGACCCATCGCTCCTGACTGACAATGGGGCAGGCGCCCGGGCCCCCTTCCACTGCTCCGAGTGTGACAAAAGCTTCCGCTACCGCTCGGACCTGCGCCGCCATTTTGCCCGGCACACTGAGCTGAAGCCATTCCAGTGTCCTCATTGTGTCAAGAGCTTCAAGCATTCCTTTAACTTGGTGAACCACATCCGGAGCCACACTGGGGAGCGCCCCTACCGCTGCACCATGTGCCCGAAAGGCTTCCGGGATTCCACAGGACTCCTCCATCACCAGGTGGTGCACACCGGCGAGAAGCCCTACTGCTGCCACGTCTGCGAGCTCCGCTTCTCCTCCCGCAGCAGCTTGGGCCGCCACCTCAAGCGGCAGCACCGggcttctcctgctgctgccgctcctcagacccccaccccccgctgcctGGCCTGCGGCAAAGAGCAGAGCCCTCTGGGGCACCTCTGCAGTGCCGGGCGAGGCCGGGCCGCCCCCTTCGGCTGCGGGGCCTGTGGGCGGCACTTCCAGCTGGCGTCTGAACTGCGCCGCCATTGGCTGGCCCACACTGACATCAAGCCCTTTAAATGCCCGGACTGCGAGAGGGACTTCAATGCCGCATCCTTGCTGGAGCGCCACAAACTCACGCATGCTAAGGACAGGCCCCCACCGTGCCAGATCTGCACCGAGAAGGTCCAGCAGAGCGAGGGGGTGCCGGAATTGCAGGGCCTGGGAGAAGAGCAGAAAGGGGGGGAGCAGAAGGAACAGGCCCCGCAACACAGCAGAGGCTGCCCAACCTGCCACCCTCCAGACACTCGTCCCCCCGAGACCCTGTACCAGTGTGAGTGCGGGACCTTTTTCGCCAACGGCAACACCCTGGCAGCTCACTTGACCGCCCACGGCGGTGAGCCCTCCTTCACCTGCGGCATATGTGGCCAGCCCTTTGTGAACTTGCAGGCCCTGGAGGAGCACCAGTTGAGCCATGCTGTGTCCACCTCACCGATGCCGGGCCCGGGCAGCGAGCTCGAACGCCACCTTTTGCCCCCGCTGGATCTGCGGACATTCCCGGCCCGGCCCGGCAAGAAACTCTACAAATGCAGCGAGTGCGAGAAGTACTTCCGCAGCCCACGGGATCTGGACCGTCACGTCTTGGTGCACACCGGCGAGAAACCCTACCAGTGCACCGAGTGTGGCAAATTCTTCCGGCACGAGTGTTACCTGAAACGGCACCGGCTGCTGCACAGCGGCGAGCGCCCTTTCAAGTGCACCTTCTGCCACAAGGGCTTCATCACCTTGAGCAACCTCTCCCGCCATCTCAAGCTGCACCGTGGGATTGACTAG